The following proteins are encoded in a genomic region of [Eubacterium] hominis:
- a CDS encoding 3-phosphoglycerate dehydrogenase: MKVKLLNKIAKVGLDQFDANYECSEDFQDYDAIMVRSAKLHDVEFSKDLKCIARAGAGVNNIPLDRCSEEGIVVFNTPGANANAVKELVIAALVLSGRKIAQGINWVKSIADDDDLSKQIEKGKSNFVGPEIAGKKLGVIGLGAIGVQVANAAAAMDMEVYGYDPYISVQAAWTLKARINHAKDLKTIFEECDYITVHVPYNEATKNIVNAEAFDQMKDGVRILNFARNGLIDEDALVKALASGKVGGYITDFPSKELLQFDNVLGVPHLGASTPESEENCAVMAANEIRDYLENGNITHSVNMPDIQMAQEAKYRLCIINKNIPNMVGEMTTKLANVGINIENMANKAKKDYAYTILETNDEISAELLDKLAAQDGIKSVRLIVK; encoded by the coding sequence ATGAAAGTAAAATTATTAAATAAAATCGCAAAAGTTGGTTTGGATCAGTTTGATGCAAATTACGAATGCAGTGAAGATTTTCAAGATTACGATGCCATTATGGTACGTAGCGCAAAACTTCACGATGTAGAATTCAGTAAAGATTTAAAATGTATTGCACGTGCAGGTGCTGGTGTAAACAATATTCCACTTGATCGATGCAGTGAAGAAGGAATCGTTGTATTCAATACACCAGGGGCAAATGCCAATGCGGTAAAAGAACTGGTTATTGCGGCACTTGTATTATCTGGAAGAAAGATTGCACAGGGTATCAACTGGGTAAAATCTATCGCTGATGATGACGATTTAAGTAAACAGATTGAAAAAGGCAAAAGTAATTTTGTCGGACCTGAAATTGCAGGTAAAAAACTTGGTGTTATTGGTTTAGGTGCCATTGGGGTACAGGTAGCCAATGCCGCAGCTGCTATGGATATGGAGGTTTATGGTTATGACCCTTATATTTCTGTACAGGCTGCATGGACATTGAAAGCCAGAATCAATCATGCAAAAGACTTGAAAACCATTTTTGAAGAATGTGATTATATCACTGTTCATGTTCCTTATAATGAAGCAACCAAGAACATCGTAAATGCGGAAGCATTTGATCAGATGAAAGACGGCGTTCGTATCTTAAACTTTGCACGTAATGGTCTAATTGATGAAGATGCATTGGTAAAAGCATTGGCAAGTGGCAAAGTTGGTGGATATATCACAGACTTCCCTTCTAAAGAACTGTTACAATTTGATAATGTATTAGGTGTTCCTCACTTAGGTGCTTCTACTCCAGAAAGTGAAGAAAACTGTGCGGTCATGGCAGCAAATGAAATTCGTGATTACCTTGAAAATGGTAATATTACACATTCTGTAAATATGCCAGATATTCAAATGGCACAGGAAGCAAAATATCGTTTGTGTATCATCAATAAAAACATTCCAAACATGGTTGGTGAAATGACCACAAAACTTGCGAATGTTGGAATTAACATTGAGAATATGGCAAACAAGGCAAAGAAAGATTATGCATATACAATTTTGGAAACAAATGATGAAATCTCTGCAGAGCTATTGGATAAATTAGCTGCACAGGATGGTATCAAATCCGTTCGTTTAATTGTAAAATAA